One Xiphophorus maculatus strain JP 163 A chromosome 23, X_maculatus-5.0-male, whole genome shotgun sequence genomic window, agtaaaatagaagttatttagctctgtacatgtgcaaggtatgaagtggagaccagtttttgagtgcagtccagttaagatttcagcagtctgatggcaagtgggaaaaagctgtttcggaaagaatataaaaccttaaaaattaaaacctgtttttctgATAATATTACTAATTATTGTGGTATTTATGTTAGAAGATTGCTCCAAGAATCCTCTCAGTTGTGAGGACCAGATACATCTGTCAGTCTGTCCAGGGTTCAGGTTTTTTAGGTTAAACCCAAACTCCAAGTGGATCTTATATGGCCAGAATTTAATTATGATGTTCAGATCCACCTCACTGATTGAAACACATGATAATCAGAGATGGGtaataactagttacatttacaaTACCAGAATGTGCACAAAGCTATATATGTcatctgatattttaaaatattaaatctgagGTTTTGTTACGCAATACTTAGGTAGTCTTtttagaaaacacttttttatgcttacatttttaagtttgcaAAGTACATTTGAACCAGATTACCTGAGTGATCTGGAAgattgatacaacaacagcagaagcCATTCAGTGccttataaactaacagaagtattttaaagtgtaTCCTCTGAGcgacagggagccagtgtaagggaactggggtgatgtgccCTGTCTTCCTGGTCCTAGTGAGAacatgagcagcagcattctgtatCAGCTGGAGCTGTCTCATAGATTCTTTAGGCAGGCCTGTAAAGGGAATATTGCAGTACTGAATTCGACTGAAGATATAGCACCTGGATGAGTAATcgtaaaactgtttttctggTGATCAAAgactgactttgtaattgtctttatgtgtttctgaaggtttaggtctgagtccatcactactccagATTTCAGGCCTTCTACTTTCTAGCCGTAatacacacatccacacactgaTTTACTCTAAGCGTCTGCTCAGTCCTTGAATGGTTTCATAGTCACCTGTTGACATTGTAATGTAGAACTATGTCTCATCTTTACAATAAGAGTAACTAGTCTTATTACTTGTTAAAATATGAGCCATCAGAAGCAAgtagatataaaaatatttgtatttccaaACGTTCTCGTTTTCTGAAAGTTCTATTCTTCCATCCGTTTGTCCCTCCAATTACCATCCCGCCATCAATCCAAATTATATAAATCATAAATTTATAGTAAACTTTTAACATTCAGAAATGGCCAAAATAACTGAGAAACCTTTGTCTAGATATTTTGTATCGCTCTTTGATCAGCTTTTAATAAGTTGAAAATAACAGTTACACAAATTCAGTGAGGCTTTCTTTTCTCAGCAAGTTCCTGGACTTTCTGTTAGAAATAGTTTATTATGAGTGAATTTTCCTCTGAGTCACTGGGATGACTTCTTAAGCCTTCTTTTCCTGCTCTGGGagtgagtgaatgaatgaaaacagtGGTTCTGTTCAcatactgctgctgctggttctggtttcagTTCTCTGAAGCCTCAGTGACAGATTCCAAGCTGCCCGTCCCCCTTTCCCAACCTCTACTGGGTTGGCTGGTTAAATTGGCAAGGATTAGTGGGTGTGAGcattgcgtgtgtgtgtgtgtgtgtgcgtatgtgtgtcTGGTTGCTCCTAGGGCGCATGCGAACTGAGGCCCAAAAGGGAAAGCCTTCATCAGAGATCTAAGCCAGCTGCACAGCTTCAACTGCAAGAAGAGAGTTGAACTGAAGGGATCTGCATGTAAACCCTTCTGCATGTACGCCACAGAGGCAGCCAGCTCTACAGACAGCAGATCAAACTGCTACAACTATGAGAAATGAATGATTCCAATCAGATTGATCCCTCAAGATTCTCAGGCCTTAAAGGGCACTTTCCGCCCTGAGAGGGGGCTTCTCAGGAGTACTGACCTCTGAGGTTAAGTGGAATCAGTCTGTGTGAAGGGCTGCggagaaggggaggagggaGAAGTTTGTGGGAGGTGGGAGGCCACGGCGGGGCTCCTGCACTTCTCAAGAAGGAGACGAAGCAGTTGCCAGGAAGCAGCTTGAAAGGAGGAGATGGCCACGGGAGAAATCACAACACTTCCCGCTGTACCTGAGGACGGCGCCACTGGTGGCTTTCCTCCTGGGAGCTTCAAGGACCCCAAGAGACTGTACTGTAAAAACGGAGGCTTTTTTCTGAGGATTAAACCTGACGGGGGTGTGGATGGAATCCGGGAGAAAAGCGACCCTCACAGTAAGTATTTCCAGTctcattgtttttgctttgggCACTTCACAAagcttctttaaattttttcatatgcaacagaaaatgaaaggagATAGAGACTCTTCCAGCTTATTGAGGTTAATTCTACATTTAATGTAGGAGAACCTAGGAGAAGCACAAAACCTCCAGATTAGTAAAcgttttttaaatgacaaagaaTTTGAATGAATGAtgtttttagtttgtgttttcaccCTGCTGAGTCACTCACTGAAGGATTTACGTCACACAAGACAGCAAATGAAATCCATCTCTCTCAGAGCCATCAGGACGATCAGAAATTATAACAGATGCTTTCTAGTGAGTCAGGTCAGCTTCTATGTACCTTTTTAAGTGAAAACATGTGTGTGCTTGTTTTGAATGAACAACCATTATGTCTATGAAGGCTTCCAGGTCACTGATTACTTGAAAGTATGTCCTCAACTTTCATTAGTGAGTAGGAGGGACTAGGGAGGACATGGACCtggacttttttcccctcctggGAAAACACATGCCTGGCAGAGTAGTTGAAGATAAAGGGCAACCTGTCAGCCATGAGAAGCTAAACAAATCGTTTGGACACTTGGTAattgtttctaaaatgtctttaaGTACTTTAGTTTTTGCTGTTCTCCCTATGGACATTTCTTGGAGAATATTGctgttttataaagaaataaatcctcATTACATTGAGTATTGAGCTTTTTACTCAAATAGTCAACTGTGATTTTAGTTCCTTGCATCAATGCTCCTTTTGTCAAACCCTGACAGACCTGCCAGATGAAGCTGGAAACATAAGAGAACATGTGATCCACAAAATTCTGCTTTCCTCATCCTAAAAACCTCGGACAGAGACGTCACCACAGACTATTTCCTGTATTTTAATCGCAAATGTTACAGTTTGGATGTTGGTATCTGTCCTCCTTCAGGGCAGGACAtatgttgtaaaaaaacaaacctacaGCAGCAAACCTTCTTATTTAGGCTAACACACCTCTTTGATCTGTGACTTGAAACATCCTACCATGTAACTAACTTCAGACAGATGCATTGAAAGGCTTACTGTGGGTTAATTTTAAGACAGATCCTGTAATTTATCTTATGAGGCTGCTGCTTCCTTTTTGGTGGCTTGCTACACATGGGTTCCTGCTGGTTAGATGAGCAGTCTCTATCCtaacaaacaaaaggaagtgGAGATGGTTTTCATCTGGTTTTGATGAAGCTGTCACATGGTCACCAGCGGTGCTTGGGCACTCATTACCACCATTTTAATTTACATATGAAATGTCACACAGTGGTAGGCAGAACACAGAGGAAACCTGTTTGGCTTTAACGTaacaatttttaacaaaatctcCATTATTGCAATTATAGGCATCCATGCTGAtaatattttgaagtttttgaaAAGCAGGAAAGAACTTGGACTTGAGACTAAAATGTCTTGAAGTTGAACCATACAGACATTCAGATTGCAGGATGTTGAGTtatgttatttctgtttgtagACTTTTGTTCTTTGCTTTTTAAGTTGAGGCATTGCATTTTCAGACAGTTATTGCCTCTGGTATGGGATGTTGTGCAactgaaaggatttttttcttatatttttagtATGAGACAGTTGTTATGATGGGAGCAGTTGATTAGCctctcaaaagtaaaaaaaaaatgcctgaaATTCCATACTAGTTTAAAAGGATGCTGCATGAATGGAGAGCAGAAtgaaagagaagagagaagGGAAAGTTCAAATCCTCTCTTCCATCAATCATATCGAGCAAGGTTCATATCCCGACTCCAATGTCTCTCTGCCTGGTTTTCTAACCATACGGCCAGACAGACATTTAAAGACGAGGAGTTCCAAAGCAAATGAAGTGGATTAGCAGTGTTCACCAACAACAAATCTCGGACATGTTACTGTGTAATATTATCTCTGGTGACGATGGTCATACAGTGAACCCTCCACACATCCTCTAGATCAGGTGTCTGAACTCTTTACAAACCAAAAAGCAATTTTTGCCCTcatgaaaaattacaaaaaaatcctcaggaaaggatttttttttttgtaatttttaaagaacaaacatttctctttttaagttttaaaataaaggaaaacattgaaaatagaCAACAGACACTTTTTCTTACGGGattaaaaatcacatattttccTTGGAAATCTCGTCATCCAGTTCATCCCACACATTTTCTATTCGGAATAAAGGCTGAATAAGGTTAATTTTGTGTCTGGTGTaccatttctgtgttgatttaacaacagattttatGGTTTCTGGCAGAGTTCACCGGGGTTTTATCCTAGTTACCCTGATCATTCAAAGAGTTCATGATGGCATGCACTctactttacaaaaacaaaaaggcacaCCCCCTTTACAAAAGAAACAGGACCACAGCAATATAGATCCTCTACCAGCAACTGGTTGCCATAAATATCATCTCTTGACTTGGGAGACCCCAAGATACCAGTTAGCTTTGGACATTGTTTGTACCTTCCTTACTAGAGGGAATGAGCAAGTCATAGATTAGTATTCAAACATTTTAGGATGGTCTAATTAACTTTAAACATATACACTGACATTCAGTTAAACGTCTTTGTATGTTTTGGGTCCAAAATGTGACACTTATGGTATTAGAGACATTTTGATGAAACCAAAGaaatttgtttgggtttttttttcttctgaaaaacccaaacaatttttttactttttttgcttaaacttaaaatgtaattttattttaagtttaagcCCTTCTCATATGCGTTTCAATCAcaactgcagaaacaaaccaaaTTCAGGTATTTAGAGGCAACCACAGGTTGCATTTGGTTGCATCACAAAATCACAGCAAAGAGAATCTTCATCTTCAAGGTCTTGTGATTGgatagttgtttttgttttttgactttATGATCATGTTTACTGCTGTGATGCCTCAGATATATCCGCCACATTATTTGTGTCTCTTGTGGCCAACATGGATAATCTTGAAGGAAATGGAGAGCATTCAGTTTGAATCTGAAGATGCgcttttatattttccttcattCAGTAAACAGATCGCTcattctctctctgtgtttaaaCATTCCACTGTGAATGTACAAGTGCTTTCTATTTactcaatttaaataaacttttatctTGGTCTGCAGTAAAGCTTCAGCTGCAGGCGACCTCAGTGGGAGAGGTGATCATCAAAGGAGTTTGTGCAAACCGTTATCTGGCGATGAACAGAGATGGACGGCTGTTTGGAGTGGTGAGTGGCTATCTCTTTACAGATGTTATGTCTGTTTCATATAAAATTACTTTGTTATCTTGGtaatgtaattaaataattgaaaaatgtttttctatgaaGTCTAAACAGTTCGTCTGAGTTATTTAGTCTTGTAGTCCAAGTCACAGAGGTGTGATTACAAAAGGTAATCACACGTCATGGTTTAAAATGCCATAAAGATTTTGTTCAATTTAGTGTTCCTTTCCACAGAGAGTAAACTGGGAAGGAAAATAAGCATTTAAATATGTGACAAGCatataaatactgtatatgttaattacctttaaaaatgcatattgCTAAACCTGCAGAAAAGGCAGATATAAATGAAGAGCTGACTACCCTTTagcttttttccattttgttacattaatgcattttatttatgattttatgtgacacaaCACAATTAGCACAGATAACTGTTAGGTttcaaaaagttagaaaataaaccTTGGAGGTTGGTTAGTGAGCATTAGTGAACATCAGGAAGACCAAAGAACGCAGAAGAAAGGGCAAGGAGAAGGTTGTGGAGTACTTGACCGGTTTAATTCTTACCTAAAGAACAAGGACTTCTTTGTGGTAATAGGTAACGTCTCAACAGAACGGACAGAAGCCACATATGGGGTAAAGAAGAATTATCTAGTGCCAGCACACAGCTAGTTATTACAGAATCTGGGTGATTATAATCAACATACTTTTCAGAAAcctgacatttctgtttaaaatgtcactatAAGAGTCTCTGGGGTCATATTGTGCATCTGCCTGATCTAGAGTGTACAAATGTCACAACAGagtatgaaaaataataaacatacttttcagaaacctgacatttctgtttaaaatgtctgtacAAATGTCACAACAAAGCACAGACAGATATGTACTAGACAATGATGTGgataaaagtgaaatataaaCCATCCAACCCAATCTCTGTTAAACACTTCAGTCTTTTTGGGTGGGGGAAACATCCAAAAAAAgagata contains:
- the fgf2 gene encoding fibroblast growth factor 2 translates to MATGEITTLPAVPEDGATGGFPPGSFKDPKRLYCKNGGFFLRIKPDGGVDGIREKSDPHIKLQLQATSVGEVIIKGVCANRYLAMNRDGRLFGVRRPTDECYFLERLESNNYNTYRSRKYPNMYVALKRTGQYKSGSKTGPGQKAILFLPMSAKC